Sequence from the Leptospira kmetyi serovar Malaysia str. Bejo-Iso9 genome:
ATACGTTTAAAACGAGTTCGCTTTATCAGGCTCATTCTTCTTCGCGCGCCGGGGAAAGTCCTTTGCTCAGCCGCGAACTTTTTAACGAGGTTCCGAGACAGGAAGGATTCGAACTCGATAGAATGGGCGCGGGAGCTTCTTTATCCGCTTTGACGGACGAACGAGTAAAACATTCTTCCTTTGTTCCCAAAAAACATTTCGGAGTTTTGTTCGAGACATTTATTCTCGCGGAAGCGGAAGACGGTTTTTATATCATCGATCAACATACGGCGCACGAAAGAATCCGCTACGAAGAGGTTCTTAGAAAACTCGAAAAGAAGAACTACGGAATCCAACCGCTTTTGACTCCGATTCGTATCGACGTTTCCAAACAGGAACAGGAAGAGATATTAAACCGAAGAAAAGAATATGAGGAAGTCGGAATCCACTTGGATCCGTTGGGCGAAGACAGCGTGGTTCTCCGAGAAATTCCCGCATATATGGAACCCGGAGAGGAAAAGGAAATCATTCTCGATTTTTTAAACCGAACCGAAGGAAAGGAATCCACCGAACCCGAGTTATACGATCTTATGGCGAAGTGTGTGGCTTGTCGTTCCGCGATCAAAAAAGGGGATCATCTCTCCGATCCGATTTTAGCCGAAATATTAAACAGACTGAGTTATTGCGAAAATCCTTCCCGTTGTCCGCACGGAAGACCCACCCTAGTAAAGTTGAGCAGAGATGACCTCGAAAGAATGTTCCACAGAAAATGAAGAAGTTCCGGGAAAAGAACCGGATCGAGTCGTACGTAAATTATTCCGCCAAACGTTAGTCGGAATCGTGATTCTCGTATTGGGAGTCGTGTTTTTGGCGCGTGTTTTTCCGGAACCCGTGCTCGCCGTTTCCCAAAAGTTCATCGAGATCACCGGAGTTTTCGGGGTGGGGATCGGAATCATGCTCGCTGATTCTTTACACGTTTTTATTCCGCCCGACGTGTTTTTGATGATCGCGGTGGCCGGTAAACTCAATTCGATTCTCGTGATCGTTTCGGCTTCGATCGGAAGTTTGATCGGAGGAACCGTATCGTATCTTACCGGAAGAATTCTTTTACCGAAGATCGAAGGTGTGGCGAGCTTCGTAAAAAAACACGAACAGAAATTGGAACACTATCTGCATCGTTACGGATTTTGGGCCGTCGTATTGGCCGCCTTGACTCCGCTTCCGTATTCCTGGGTTTCTTTGGCGGCAGGTGCGATGAAAATGAGATATCTTCTCTTTTTTCAGGGTTGTCTTTTTCGAATTCCGCGTTTTATAGTATTCTATTATCTGATTCAATTCGGTTGGGTCGGGGGCGGAATGTGAGATCTTTTTTCGGTTTCGATCAGTCCGATATAAGAAAGAATTTTTTGAAGAATCGTTTGTATCAAAGGTAGAATCTTTGGAAGCCAACCAGCCCAATCTATTTCCGAAAACGAGAGAGGAAGTCATCCGAGAAAATCTGGATCTGTTCGATCTTCCGATTCGAATTCAGGCCTTGATCGAAAACATTCTTCAGGGAAATATCCGGGAACAATCCCTGGTGTGTTGTCACAGCGCCTGCGACGTTTGCAACGCGACCATACGAACCTGTCTTAGAAAAATCAAAAACGAGTTGGAACTTAGTTGAGCGATCTTTTTACAAAGAAGCCGATTCCGCCGCTCGCTCATAAAATCCGTCCTTCCAACTTCGAAGACGTAATTGGTCAAACAAGAGCCACAAAACAACTCGTCAATTATCGTTCTCCCGTATCCATCATACTCTACGGACCGCCCGGCACCGGCAAATCCACGTTAGCCGGAATTCTATGCAGAAAATGGAATCTTCCCTACGTGGAATACAACGCCGTATCCACGGGAGTCGCCGAAATCAAAAAACTTTTGGAAAGAGCGGAAAGGGAAGGAACGATTCTTCTTTTCTTGGACGAGATCCATCGTTTCAGCGCGTCTCAACAGGACAGTCTTTTGAAAGGAGTGGAAACGGGGCATCTCGTGTTGATCGGAGCCACGACCGAAAATCCGGCGTTTCGAATCACAAGACCTCTTTTATCCAGATGTCAGATCCTAAAGATAGAACCTCTTTCCCTGGAGGAACAATCCTCCCTTTTGGAAAGAGGAATTCAAAATTTGGCATATTCCATAAATCTAAACAAGGACGCCAAGGAAACTCTGATCCGGTTTTCGGGCGGGGACGGAAGAAAACTTCTCTCCAATCTCGAGGGAATCAGTTTCAGTTTTCCGGAGAATCATACGATCACACAAGCCGACGTGGAGGAATATCTCGAAAGCCGCGTGATCGAATACGATAAAAGCGGAGAATCGCACTACGACGTGATTTCCGCGTTTATCAAATCCGTACGCGGAAGCGATCCCGACGCGGCGTTATACTATCTTGCGGTTTTACTCGAAGGCGGAGAAGATCCGCTTTTTATTATGCGAAGACTGATCATTCTCGCGAGCGAAGACGTAGGAAACGCTTCCATCAACGGATTGCCCTTGGCGGTTTCCGGCTTACACGCGTTAGAGGCGATCGGAATGCCGGAAGGAAGATTGATTCTCGCGCACGTAACCACGTTTCTTGCGTCTTGTCCGAAATCGAACGCGAGTTATAAAGGAATCGGAGCGGCTCTTTCTTTCGTAAGAGAAAAAGGAACGGGGATTCAAATTCCGAACCGTCTTAGAAACGCTCCCACCTTCTTACACAAAAAAGAAGGAGCCTCCCAAGGTTATATTTATCCCCACGATTTCGGCGGATTTAAGGAACAAAATTATTTCCCGGATCAGTTCGCGGACGATCCGCCTCGTTTTTATTTTCCAACCGGAAACGGAGCAGAATTGAAACTCAAAGAATACTTGGATAAGGTTTGGGAAAAAACTCCCTGGAAGAAAGGAAGCTGATTATTTGTCGTAGAGTTCCGGGCGAACTTTGACTTGTTTCGTTTTGGATTCCAGTACTTGGAAACCGGTTTCCGTTTCGTTCGCGTTTCGACTCGAGTCCGAGTTCCAATGATACGCCACCGCGTGTTGGTTTTGGATCGGCTCTTTTATTTTTTTGTGTTTATACTCAGAATTGAACATTTTTCCTCCTTGGGTCGTAAGACCGCCAAGGTTTAGTAATCGTTTCGTGCTTTTCGGTAAAAATCTAAATCTTTTTTTTAAAGATAGAATGGCGATTCCGTTACAAAACGGTTTAATCGCGCAATGGGTCGTAAGACCGGACCCGAACTGCAAAGAAAAATCGAACCTTTTCTAAGATCGACGTTTTGTCGGTCCAAATAAAACGAGGCTCTTTTTTTAGTTGAATTCTTTTTCCAAAGCGGAAAGAACTCGGTCGTTTTGTTCCGGTCTTCCGATCGTGATTCGAAGCGCGTTTAAGTCGTAACTTTTCAAGTCGCGTAGAATGATTCCCTGACGTAAAAGAGACTGCGAGATTTCGGAGGACGTTCTGCCGTGTTTTCTTGCAAAAAACGTAATGAAGTTCGCGTACGAATTCGCAAATTCTATACTTTGTTCCGAAGCGAATTTTTCGTATCGTTTCATTTCGTTTAGATTGATTTCCAGATAAGAATCGACGTGGGACTCGTTCTTCAACGCTTCGGTCGCGGCGAGCGCGGAAAGATTTGCGACGCTGAAAGGAGGGCGCATCTTATACAGATTGGAAATTAATTCCTTACTTCCGATTCCGTAACCGATTCTCATACCGCCGAGTCCGTAGACTTTTGAAAAGGTTCCCGTGTAAAAAACGTTCGGAAAAAGATCGGTGACTTCCTTTGCCGGAATGAACTTGTCCTCGTTCTTTTTTTTGCCGAATTCCATATAAGCCGCGTCAATGACGACTAACGTATCCGGGGAAATCTTTCTTAAAAATTCGTAAACGTCCGATTTGGAAAGCGCGTCTCCCACCGGGTTGGACGGAGTACATAAGAAGATGATCTTCGGACGAACCGACTCCGCAAGATCCAAAAATGCGTTTAGATCGTGTTCGATCGTTTCCGTGGAATGAACCTTCGCGCCGCATTGAAGCGCGTAGATCTTATACATCGCGAACGTGATCCGATTGATCAAAATCGGATCTCCCGGACTCAAAACGCATCTGCACGCGAAATCCAAAACCTGATCGCTTCCGTTTCCGGGAATGATCCGATCCGGGGTGACTCCGAACTTGGAGGCAAGCGCGGTTTTCAAATCCAAATAAGAATCGTCCGGATAATACGACATCGTGGACGCCGCGTTTCGAATCGCTTCCACAACCGCCGGGGCCGTGCCGAACGGATTTTCGTTGGAACCTAGTTTGACGACGTCCTTCGGATCGATCCCGAATTCTCGGACCACGAGTTCGATGGGTTTGCCTGCTTCGTAACTTTTGAGCGAGCTTAGAATGGGTTGAAATGGGATCATCTACTCCCATGCTTTTTTGAGGAAAAAATTTGGGAATCGATTTAAGAATAAATTCGCGTAGGACTCGGAAAAATAATTTCGGTTCGTTGTATTCCCGATTTTTTTCCCTCTAATCCTAAGTATTCGTTCAATATAAAGAATCTGGTATCAAGATGAAAGACACGCAGTTACGCAGAGAAATGGAAGAAGAGATTTTAGATCGTTTAGAGGACTTTTCAAACGGAGAAATTCTGATCCAGGAAATTCTCAAGTCGTTCGAAAACTTCGATCGAGCGTTAGGAAGTACGGTTCAAGAACTCTTTCCCCTGGACGACAAGGAATAATTAAGAACAACTTTCTCGAATCGATTTCCAAGAATCGATACGGATTCCCCTTTGCTTTCCGGGAAGACGCTTCGCATACTCTTTTGCCCTTCGGATTCTACTTTGATTGTCTGGATGTGTGCTCAACCAATCCACAATTTTTTCGGCGTTCCATTCTTTTTCGTCCTTCCGGGTCGACTTATCGTTTTTGGTTTGGGAAGAATTTTTCGAAACCTTCGATTCTTCCCTTTCGAAAAAATCGATAAAACCTCCGAGACCGACTCCCGATTTTTTTAAGATATCGAAGGCTTGTTCGTCCGCTTCCTCTTCGAATTCCCTCGAATACCTAAGAACGGTTAACGTGTTCACGATTTCCGTGATCGTCTCCAAGGTTCCTATGTCGTCGAATCCGATTCCGATCGAAAGTTTGATTACGAGCGATATTCCCAAAAGACGGATCATCTGACGGATTCCGTGACGGCTTTCGACGTGGGAAATTTCGTGAGCGAGTATGGCCGCGATTTCTTCGGGGCTTTCCGATTCCTCGATCAAACCCGAGAACACGTAGATTCTTCCTCCCGGAAGTGCGAATGCGTTTATATCAGAAGTTCTTAATATTTTAATGGAGAATTTATCCCTCGTTTTCGGCGACACGATCGTGTTGCGGATCTTGTTCACGCTTTCGCGCAGTTTCGGATTCTTACATTCGGGGTAGTTTGTTTCGAATCGTTTCGAGATCATTTCTCCGAGTGCTTTGTCCGCCGATTCCGGAACGAGAACGTAGATTTGATCGAGTTTGTTTAAAATCAGAAATCCGATTCCGAACGCGAGAAGTCCTGCGATCAAAATCTGTTGAAACGCGGGAAGCAAAAGAAATCGGGAAAGAAGTCCTTTTAAATCCGTTCCGAGTTTTCGTTTTCTGTATTTCTGAAGGAGATCCGCCTTTTCCTTCGAGAAGAACGTGAAGATGAGATCGTTTCCGAGTTCATGATGATCCGCGAGTTCGAGTCTGTATTCGTTTCCCAGCTTTTCCAGGGAACGGATTTGTGTATAAGAAAAATGGAATGTATTGTTTTCTTCCGAGTTCGTTTCTGCTACGAAGCTGAATCCGGTTTCGTTCGGAACCAAATTTCCCGAAACCGGTTTTGCGGATTTACCGTCGTAGTAAAGGTCGGGCACCTTAGTTTCCGAACACGGAACTGATCGCTTCTCCGGCTTCCTGCAATCCGTCCGCCAACGCGTTCGCATACGGATCTTTTACGCTTTGAATCGCGGATAAGTTCGGAGAGGATTCCAAAGATAACGCTTCCGTAAAAATTCTCATGGAGCGAAGATACGCCCAGGGAATTCCGATCCCCAAAGTGAACACGACTAAAAAGATCGAAATGAACGCGTTGAGAAAAACCGTTCCTCCTTTGAGATCGGAGCGGAAAGAAATTTCCTGAAACTTCGTGTGATTCCAAAAATAGTTATGAAGATTCGCTTCGAACCAGAAGAGATAAATTCCCGCGGTAAACGGAGTGAAAAAGATTCCCTTGAGATAAATGAAGAATAATTCCTTTCCCTTTCCGTGATACTGAAAGTCCGCGTTTCCCAAATGAGAATGTTCTACGAAGAATTTTTCGAGTTTGTTGTAAAACCAAGGAGAATAGATTCCGAGCGTAACTAAGGATAAAAGCGCGTTCGGAATAAAAAGTCTCACGAGATGTCTTACCTTTCCGCTGAATCGAAACCGGATATTGTTAAACGAAGTTCTACTTAGGAAATACCTTCTCGATCCGATCGCGATATACGGGATCGCGAGAAGAATACTGGAATATAAAAGAAGAGTGAAAAGAATCGTAGCCCAAAGTCCGAGTTTGCCGCTTAAAAAAAACAGACCCGCAAAGACCAAACCGAAAAGAGCGATGATTCCCATTCCTTTTAGGAATCCGATAAAATTCTCCTTACCGGTTCCGTGATAATCGAATCTCTGATTTTGAAACAACAGATGTCTGTGAATGAATTTTTGAGTATTTACCTTGGCCCAAAAATAATAAACGCCCGCAGTGATGATCGTAAAGAATATATTCTTAAGATAAATGAGAAACAGTTCTTCTGCCTTTGCATCGAGTGAAAAACGATTTGCCGATTCGGGCCGCATAGTGGTCTCCTAAACTTGTAGATCGATCAGGATAGCGGCCGATTCTTTTCGTTCAAGAAAAAAATTTCCGCGCCGCCCCGTTTAGGCAGTGAGCTTCCGATATGTGGAAACGAAGTCCTCGAAAAACTTGGATTGATCGAGGGCGTAATCCAATACCATCGCTCTGGTTTCGTCGTTTTTCAAAAGTTCCCGGTCGTTCGGGATCAATAGAGGGCCTTCGAGTCCGGCCTTGAGAAGAACGTGAAAGTAACTATTGTCGAAGTTATACGGATTCGACGTAAGAGATTCGTTGCCGAGCCATCCGATCGTACGCGCGCCCGAAATCAAAACCAGATCCCGAACTCCGAGTTTCATCTTTTGAAGACAAGGAAGCTGATCCTTTTGCGTCTGCATGCCCAAGGGAAGAATCTGAACGACTTCGTTTATCAATTCGTCCTTTCTTCCGGATTCGATCGCGATTCTCGGTCCTCCCGATTTTTCGATCGCGACCGCTCCCGCGAGCGCGAGAAAATCCGCGAACGAAATCGGAACCTGGGAACGTTCCACAAACGTTTCTTTGGCTTCTTTGATTTGATAATAATTCTGAACGAGATCTCCGTTTTCCGGAAGTTTGGCGAAGTCTCGAAAGGATTCCGCGGCGGACAATCCGATCCATTCGTTCTTTTCGTTAAAGAGAGAAGAAAGATGATACACGAGTTTCAACCAGCTTCCCGTTTCCCGTACGAGTATGATTCTTCGGAGCGCGTTTCTCGCTTCTTCCCAAGCGTTCACGCTCGCTTTTTTGCGGATCTCCCGGATCTCGTAGAGTTTATATTCTCCCGTTTTTCCCTTGAGTTGTGTGGAGAAGGTTCTTCCTTTGAGAACTCTTTCCTTGATCTGTTCGTACAGAGATTCGGAGATAAGAACGGAAGTTCCTGCCTTTTTCGTTTTCGATTCGATCCGACTCGCTATGTTGACCGAATCTCCGATCGCGGTGTAAGACATGTTCGCGGGATGTCCTAATTGTCCTAATATGCAAGTTCCGTAATGTACTCCGACTCCGATCCGAAACGTTGTGTGAAAATGCGACTTTAGATATTCGTTCAAAGAATAGAGTTCCAACTCCATTTCCTTCGCGGCTCGAAGTGCGGAAAGACATACCTCTTCGGGAGATCCTCCTTCCACTCCGAACAACGCCATCAATCCGTCCCCGATATACTTGTCGATTTTTCCGCCGTGTTTTAATACGATATCTCCCATCTTGTAGAAGTATCGATTGAGAATATGGATCACGTCGTAGGGAAGATGCGATTCCGAAAAACCGGTGAAGTCCCGAATATCGCTGAACAAAATCGCGATCTCCTTTTCTTCTCCCGAAGTTTCCGCAGAACCGGGAATGGTGAGATTGTAATCCTCGTCGTCCAAGACGATTCTTCTGACTCGAACGTCCCCTAAAACCTTGGCTTGGCAAGCGAGTCGAACCGCCTCGGGAAAGCCTTTCTTTTGCGACAGATCTTTTTCTTTTTGTTCCGGTTCGGATAAATTGGAAGGATTTTCCAAAACTAAGACGCGGCAAGTGGAACAACGAGCGTTTCCTCCGCAAGCGTGCGTATGAGGAATCGAATTCGATAGACTAATTTCCAACAGGCTCTGGGGCGCGGAATTTTCAGGTAAACTAATTTCTTTTTCGTTTTCGAAATTTACGAGAATCATTAAAACCTTCCGGATTTGACGGGGATATAAAAAAATAATTGGCGTCTTATATGGAAGAGTAGAATTGCGGACTCGGTTGTCAATAGAAGAACTCGACCGAACGTTGCGGAGCGGCTTCCCGAAAAAACTAACGCGAGTTTGCGGGGATCGGAAGTGAAAACATTGTTAAACGAATTATTGTTTTAGGATCGCTGAATGGACGGAAACCAAAATTCTCCCGAAGAAAATAAGGATTCAAAGCCGGTCATACTTTTGGTCGACGACGAACTGATCATTTTAAGAGGTTTAAAAGAACAACTTAAACTTGCGTTCGGTAAGGACTATGATATCGAAACGGCGGAAGACGCGGAATCGGCTTGGGAAATTTTGGAAGAATACTCCGAGAAGGGAATCGATATTCCCGTGGTTGTCTGCGACCAAGTGATGCCCGGAGTCAAAGGGGACGAACTTCTCATTCGAATCCACAATAAGAATCCGGAGATTCGAAAGATCATGCTTACCGGTCAGGCTTCCGCGGACGCGGTCGGTAACGCGTTGAATCACGCGAACTTATACAGATATTTATCCAAACCCTGGGATTCGAACGATTTGATTCTCACCATCCGAGAGGCTTTGAAGTCCTTCTTTTCGGATCAATCCCTTACGGAACTCAATCGCAAGTTGGAAACGACTCTTTTATACGATCGGGACACCGGTCGTCCGAATTTGGAAAGTTTAAGAAGGGCCTTGGACGCGCGCGAGTCCGAGGGTTTACAATCCACTCTTGCGGTGATTCGGATCGAATCGTCCACGTCTACGACGCACCATTTCGGAGTGGGAGTATATCATAAAGTACTCAGTCAATTTTTGACCTCTCTTTCGACGTTTATGGGAAAGTCGGGAAGACTGTTTCATCTTTATCAGGACGAGGTCGCGGTTCTTTCGGACGTGGAGGAAAGCAAGTTCCATTCTTTGCTGGTGGCGTTTCGGATTCTTTTGCGTTCGGAATACATAGAAGCCGACGGAATTTCCTTTCGTGTGAACGTTTCGATCGGAACGGCGACCCATCAATCCGCTTTGTATTACAAGGCTCGGATCGCGATGATGCACGCGGCGCAAAACCGGGAACTCGAACTGATGAATTATTCCAACGCGATGGAAGAAGGGGATCAATATCAGATCAATCTCGTTCTCGGAAGAAAATTGAACGACGCGATCAACGCGGGGAACGTGATTCCTTATTTTCAGGGAATCTACGACAACAAACTCGAAAAGATTACGAAATTTGAATGTCTTGCGAGAATTCAGGAAGGGGATAAAGTATACTCCCCGGCGAGTTTTATTTCCATCGCGAGATCCACGGGGATCATCCGTCTTCTGACTCCGATTATGATCGAAAAGTCGATCCGCTATTTCGCAAAGTATCCGGAATATTCCTTTTCGGTGAACATCTCCGAATCGGATCTGGAAAAGAAAGGTTTCGCGCTTTGGGTCATCAGCCGTCTGCAGCACTACGAAATCGACCCGAGTCGTCTAACGCTGGAAATACTCGAAACGGACCGTCTTCGCGGGGGAGAAAGGGGTTTGGATACCTTGAAGGAACTCAAGGAATGCGGTTGTAAGATCGCGATCGACGATTTCGGAGTGGATCAATCCAATTTCGAAAGGTTGATGGAAATCGATCCCGATTATATCAAGATCGACGGAAAATTCATCCAAGGAATCCATCTGAGCAAAACTCCGTTCCTTCTCGCCTCTGCAATGACGGAGATGGCTCATCGTATCGGTGCCAAGGTAATTGCCGAATTTGTAGCCGGAAAAGAGGAATTTGACACCGTTCGATCCTTAGGTGTGGAATATTGTCAGGGTTATTATATCATGCAACCGGCTCCGGAGATTCTTCCCATCCCTCAAGTTTCGTTATAACGTTGTTTGTCGTTTTTTTCCAAAATTCGCTTGCCATTATTTTTTTTCCAAATAACGTAACGCCTTGCGTTTTTTGCCAAATAGGTGAGTCGAATAGAATAGGTGAGGGTGAGTACTTCAGTTGGATAAGGCGATTCTTTTTGTAGACGATGAAGCTCTGATCCTGATGAGCATGAAGTCCCAGGTAAAACGTCATCTGGGAGACGGGTACAGGTACGAAACGGCTCTGGACGCCGGTGAGGCTTGGCAGATTATCGAAGAATTAATTCACGAAGACGTAAGAATTCTGATCATCATTTCGGATTGGCTGATGCCGAACGTAAAGGGCGACGAATTCCTAAGACAAGTGCACAGTAAATATCCGGACATTCAAAAAGTGATCGTGACCGGTCACGCGGACGATTCGTCCATCGAAGCCCTCAAGAAAGAAATCAATCTTCGTTCTTATCTCAAAAAACCTTGGGACGAACGAGAACTCGTTTCCACAATTACCACTGCATTAGAAGGTTGAGCGCGCCCTGTCGAACGACCCATTGGAAGTGAGACGCTGAGTTAGGAAGCGTTTCATTGAGTTTCTTAAACGCGAAAGCGGTTCAAATCAAAAGCCAGCGGAGCGCCTGGCGTTGATCCTCAGCGCAGCCGAGCAAAGCGACCCCAGAACATGCGATATTATTCTGTCTTAAGCGCAGCCCAGCAAAGGGCCTCACTTCTCGCCTCCAAACTCAACGTTCGATCGGTAAGAATATCTTAAACGAAGTATTACCGGGAACGCTTGCGAGTTCGATTCTTCCTTCGTGTTTTTGAACGATCTTTTTCACGATGTCCAAACCGAGTCCGCTTCCTTCACCGGGAGCCTTGGTCGTAAAGAACGGTTCGAAAATTCTTTCCTGAATCTCGTTCGGAATTCCAGGGCCGTTGTCCTTAACTTCCACCATCAATTCTTTCCCGAGATTTTTCAAACGAAGAAGAATCGTTCCCTTAAACTGCATCGCCTGCAAGGAATTGTAGATAAGATTGGTCCAGATATGCAATAGGTCGTCCGGAAAACAGAGAATCGGTTCCACGTCTTCGAAGTCCTTTTGAAGATCCACGCCCTTTTTGAGTTGGTTGTGATAGATCGTAAGAACGGTTTCGATCGTGTCCTTGACCGAAGCGGAGATCTTTTCCCCGGCGTTGTCGAAGTGGGAAAAGTTTTTCAACGCGTAAAGAATTTTGGAGATTCGATCCACGGCCACTTGAACCGTTTTTGTGTTCCTAAAAAAGTAGGATTCGAGCGCGGAATATTCCAGGATCAACGCGGATTGTTCCAAAAGGAGAAGAGGAATAAACTTCTCGTTCAATTCTCCCAATCCCATGTCGACTAACGTGTCCGCGTAGGAAACCGCGAGTCTTGTGGGGATTTTTTTGGATTCGAGTACGCTCGTGATCGCTTTTTTGCGGTTCCTTTGTTCCATTCCCGTAAAGTGTTCGTTGCTCTGAATGGCTCGCTCGATGAACTCCGCCGACAATTCCCGCATCTCTTTGTTTAGAGTTCCCATCGCGATCTGAACGTCGGGAAGAAGAGATCTGAATCTATTTAAGCATTCTTGAATATTCTGATTGGATGCCTGAACGGCTCCGATCGGGTTGTTGATTTCGTGCGCGATTCCCGCCATCAATTGTCCGAGCGCGGCCATCTTCTCGGATTGGATCAACTGAGACTGCGTTTTTTTCAGGTTATCCAACGTGTTTTCGAGTTCGTTTTTTTGAATCTCGATCAGTTTGTTTCGGACACGGATCTCGTCGTTGATGATTCTCAATTCTTCCGCTTCCTTAAACGGAGTCGTGTCCACGATATTGATGGAAAAGAACGTGCTTCCCTTGCTTACAAACATTCTCTGGCTGATGATGGCAGGAAAAGAATTTCCGTTTTTCTTTTTCGCGACGACTTCGATGGAATCCTTGTTTCCGATCGCGAATTTTTTTCGCGTGAGTTCGTGGAGCGATTCCTTGGACAACAAACGGGCCACGTTGAGTCCGATCGATTCTTCGGATGTATAACCGAATAATTTCTGAAAGGCCGGGTTCGAATCCGCGATTCGTATCGTTCCTTTTTCAAGAAGAATGATCGCCTCGTTCGAGAATTGATAGAAGGTTTGAAATCTCGTCTCGGACGCCTTCAATTCTTCCTCTGCCTTTCTTCTTTCGGTTACGTCGGTTACGGTTCCCACGATACGGATCGGTTTGGAATTCTTATCTCGGAAAAGTTTCGCCTTCGCTTCGACCCAGGCGATTTCTCCGTCCGGGAACACGACTCTATGTTGAAAGTATAAGTCGTCTCCTTCAGAGTTTCCTTCGAGTATGTCCTTTAAAAGTTTTTCCATACGAGGACGATCGTCTTCGTGTGTTACGTTCCAGATCGTTTGCAGATTGGGTCGAAAGTCTTCCGGTTTGATCTTAAAGATTTGAAACGCCTTTTCGGACCAGGTCAGTTTATCCTCGTGAATCTCCCAACTCCAACTTCCCATGTTCGCGGCGTTCAACGCGAGTCTGAGTCTTTCCTCGCTTTCTTTGAGTTTTTCCTCGGCCTTTTTCTTTTCGCCGATATCGATCATCGCTCCCATCATACGGAACGGTTCGTCGTTTTTATCGTATAGAAAAACTCCGCGATCTTCGACCAAAGTATATCCGCCGTATTTCGTTCGGAAACGATACGTGGAT
This genomic interval carries:
- a CDS encoding YqaA family protein; translation: MTSKECSTENEEVPGKEPDRVVRKLFRQTLVGIVILVLGVVFLARVFPEPVLAVSQKFIEITGVFGVGIGIMLADSLHVFIPPDVFLMIAVAGKLNSILVIVSASIGSLIGGTVSYLTGRILLPKIEGVASFVKKHEQKLEHYLHRYGFWAVVLAALTPLPYSWVSLAAGAMKMRYLLFFQGCLFRIPRFIVFYYLIQFGWVGGGM
- a CDS encoding replication-associated recombination protein A, whose amino-acid sequence is MSDLFTKKPIPPLAHKIRPSNFEDVIGQTRATKQLVNYRSPVSIILYGPPGTGKSTLAGILCRKWNLPYVEYNAVSTGVAEIKKLLERAEREGTILLFLDEIHRFSASQQDSLLKGVETGHLVLIGATTENPAFRITRPLLSRCQILKIEPLSLEEQSSLLERGIQNLAYSINLNKDAKETLIRFSGGDGRKLLSNLEGISFSFPENHTITQADVEEYLESRVIEYDKSGESHYDVISAFIKSVRGSDPDAALYYLAVLLEGGEDPLFIMRRLIILASEDVGNASINGLPLAVSGLHALEAIGMPEGRLILAHVTTFLASCPKSNASYKGIGAALSFVREKGTGIQIPNRLRNAPTFLHKKEGASQGYIYPHDFGGFKEQNYFPDQFADDPPRFYFPTGNGAELKLKEYLDKVWEKTPWKKGS
- the hisC gene encoding histidinol-phosphate transaminase, producing MIPFQPILSSLKSYEAGKPIELVVREFGIDPKDVVKLGSNENPFGTAPAVVEAIRNAASTMSYYPDDSYLDLKTALASKFGVTPDRIIPGNGSDQVLDFACRCVLSPGDPILINRITFAMYKIYALQCGAKVHSTETIEHDLNAFLDLAESVRPKIIFLCTPSNPVGDALSKSDVYEFLRKISPDTLVVIDAAYMEFGKKKNEDKFIPAKEVTDLFPNVFYTGTFSKVYGLGGMRIGYGIGSKELISNLYKMRPPFSVANLSALAATEALKNESHVDSYLEINLNEMKRYEKFASEQSIEFANSYANFITFFARKHGRTSSEISQSLLRQGIILRDLKSYDLNALRITIGRPEQNDRVLSALEKEFN
- a CDS encoding M48 family metallopeptidase encodes the protein MPDLYYDGKSAKPVSGNLVPNETGFSFVAETNSEENNTFHFSYTQIRSLEKLGNEYRLELADHHELGNDLIFTFFSKEKADLLQKYRKRKLGTDLKGLLSRFLLLPAFQQILIAGLLAFGIGFLILNKLDQIYVLVPESADKALGEMISKRFETNYPECKNPKLRESVNKIRNTIVSPKTRDKFSIKILRTSDINAFALPGGRIYVFSGLIEESESPEEIAAILAHEISHVESRHGIRQMIRLLGISLVIKLSIGIGFDDIGTLETITEIVNTLTVLRYSREFEEEADEQAFDILKKSGVGLGGFIDFFEREESKVSKNSSQTKNDKSTRKDEKEWNAEKIVDWLSTHPDNQSRIRRAKEYAKRLPGKQRGIRIDSWKSIRESCS
- a CDS encoding YjgN family protein, coding for MRPESANRFSLDAKAEELFLIYLKNIFFTIITAGVYYFWAKVNTQKFIHRHLLFQNQRFDYHGTGKENFIGFLKGMGIIALFGLVFAGLFFLSGKLGLWATILFTLLLYSSILLAIPYIAIGSRRYFLSRTSFNNIRFRFSGKVRHLVRLFIPNALLSLVTLGIYSPWFYNKLEKFFVEHSHLGNADFQYHGKGKELFFIYLKGIFFTPFTAGIYLFWFEANLHNYFWNHTKFQEISFRSDLKGGTVFLNAFISIFLVVFTLGIGIPWAYLRSMRIFTEALSLESSPNLSAIQSVKDPYANALADGLQEAGEAISSVFGN
- a CDS encoding peroxidase family protein, whose protein sequence is MILVNFENEKEISLPENSAPQSLLEISLSNSIPHTHACGGNARCSTCRVLVLENPSNLSEPEQKEKDLSQKKGFPEAVRLACQAKVLGDVRVRRIVLDDEDYNLTIPGSAETSGEEKEIAILFSDIRDFTGFSESHLPYDVIHILNRYFYKMGDIVLKHGGKIDKYIGDGLMALFGVEGGSPEEVCLSALRAAKEMELELYSLNEYLKSHFHTTFRIGVGVHYGTCILGQLGHPANMSYTAIGDSVNIASRIESKTKKAGTSVLISESLYEQIKERVLKGRTFSTQLKGKTGEYKLYEIREIRKKASVNAWEEARNALRRIILVRETGSWLKLVYHLSSLFNEKNEWIGLSAAESFRDFAKLPENGDLVQNYYQIKEAKETFVERSQVPISFADFLALAGAVAIEKSGGPRIAIESGRKDELINEVVQILPLGMQTQKDQLPCLQKMKLGVRDLVLISGARTIGWLGNESLTSNPYNFDNSYFHVLLKAGLEGPLLIPNDRELLKNDETRAMVLDYALDQSKFFEDFVSTYRKLTA